Part of the Shewanella eurypsychrophilus genome is shown below.
CATCTTTTCGAGCCACTTTTGATCGTTTGGACCAAGTTCTTTGCCTTCTTCAAGCATATCTAGAAGTTGGTTGAGTCTTGGATCTTCCTCGAGCTTAAGTAATTTCTGCTCTTCGGTTAATTTCGGGCCCTGCTCTTTCTTAGGCGCTATAACCTTATTGGGTAGGTCGAGAGCAATGGCTTTCTTGCTGCCATGTCGTGGATCTTTTTTAGTGGCTGCAGATCCGCTTTTTCCACCAACAAGGTTGGTATTGTGACGGCTACCAGCTTTATTGCCTGTGTTTTGCTTCTTTCCTTCAAGAACACGATCACTCTTCTTTGTTCTTGGAGCTAGCTTAGGCGCATTTTCATTGCTTTTACGGGACTTCTTAGAGTGTGACATGGCTTTTCTCAATAACTGTAATACGAACAATATCTATAAAATGCGCTGACTAAACTTCAATTAGCGAACTTTGGGCGCGTTTTATACCAGATCCTGATGGTTTTTGCACCAAAATGAGATCATTAGTTGCGAATAATAGCTTAAAACCTGCCTGTTCTGCTAGAAACTCGAACGTTGCTCTCTGGTAAAAGCTCACATGGCTAAGGTTATTCTTGTGGTGCCACTTACCAAAACCATTCAGATCCGTGAGTAATTTGGTATTTATTGCCAGCCAGGCTCCAGGTTTTAGCAGCTGACACAAGAGTGACCACTCTCTCGAAGGAAAGCGAAAGTGCTCAAAGACTCGATAGCAGCTGATGAAATCATATTCTTGTTTTAGCAGGCTATGGTCAGGAGCGAAGAAAGGATCATATTGGTTCAATTTATGGCCATAGATATTAATAGCCTCTAAAGTGTCAGCATTTGCTAAGCGACCAAAATTTAGCCCCGTTAAAGGCTGCTCTTTTTGCTG
Proteins encoded:
- the yihI gene encoding Der GTPase-activating protein YihI — encoded protein: MSHSKKSRKSNENAPKLAPRTKKSDRVLEGKKQNTGNKAGSRHNTNLVGGKSGSAATKKDPRHGSKKAIALDLPNKVIAPKKEQGPKLTEEQKLLKLEEDPRLNQLLDMLEEGKELGPNDQKWLEKMLSQIEALMERLGISEEDDLDHVVQTTATSDDDLFDKFESGADLLKDYQNKD
- a CDS encoding methyltransferase domain-containing protein, producing the protein MLRCPLCHDEHTSLFYQDKKRTLYTCSRCHLVFSDANSHLPPHIEKQRYRQKPDKYQKPLYQFLLSLIQECAQQKEQPLTGLNFGRLANADTLEAINIYGHKLNQYDPFFAPDHSLLKQEYDFISCYRVFEHFRFPSREWSLLCQLLKPGAWLAINTKLLTDLNGFGKWHHKNNLSHVSFYQRATFEFLAEQAGFKLLFATNDLILVQKPSGSGIKRAQSSLIEV